From a single Pseudomonadota bacterium genomic region:
- a CDS encoding ORF6N domain-containing protein yields the protein MIAVSETDLKRSSERWNNVILSVRGRKVIIDADLARLYGMTTAALNQAVRRNAGRFPEDFAFRLTAAERSEVITNCDHLEKIKYSRMLPLVFTEHGAVMAASVLNSEDAVRTSVLVVRAFVAMRRAASNGFEIGAKLNELEHRVDEHDAELEAIVREIKNLILDSKPAAKRIGFRRGGEDD from the coding sequence ATGATCGCTGTGAGCGAAACAGATTTGAAACGCTCGAGTGAGCGGTGGAACAATGTCATTCTTTCGGTCCGAGGTCGGAAGGTCATCATCGATGCCGACCTCGCAAGGTTGTACGGCATGACGACCGCTGCGTTGAACCAGGCGGTCCGGCGGAACGCGGGTCGGTTCCCGGAGGACTTCGCGTTTCGATTGACGGCCGCCGAGAGATCCGAGGTGATCACGAATTGTGATCACCTCGAGAAGATCAAGTATTCCAGAATGTTACCGCTGGTTTTCACAGAGCACGGTGCCGTGATGGCCGCCAGTGTCCTCAACAGCGAGGACGCGGTTCGAACGAGCGTGCTCGTCGTACGCGCCTTCGTCGCCATGCGCAGAGCCGCTTCGAACGGGTTCGAAATCGGAGCGAAGCTCAACGAGCTCGAGCATCGCGTCGACGAGCACGATGCCGAGCTGGAGGCGATCGTGAGGGAGATCAAGAACCTGATCCTCGATTCCAAGCCTGCGGCGAAGAGGATCGGCTTTAGGCGTGGTGGCGAAGACGATTGA